A DNA window from Fibrobacter sp. UWR3 contains the following coding sequences:
- a CDS encoding thioredoxin family protein, whose protein sequence is MRVSRFAPAFAAVLFLLAFCVSAGLSPAYAAVPKKKSKVHWMDYATALAKAKQNPKLIFVDLYADWCVPCRIMEANVYSDPTVASLLNSRFYAVKLNAESQDTISCDGERKTVQRCYFDTWELSALPAFVLVAPKGLTILTVTDSMSPEEMQSLLFKFLVKEEEWIKQ, encoded by the coding sequence ATGCGCGTTTCCCGTTTTGCGCCGGCTTTTGCCGCGGTCTTGTTCCTGTTGGCGTTCTGCGTATCCGCCGGTTTATCGCCCGCGTATGCGGCAGTCCCGAAGAAGAAGTCTAAAGTCCACTGGATGGACTACGCGACAGCACTCGCGAAGGCGAAACAGAACCCGAAGCTCATCTTTGTCGACCTGTATGCGGACTGGTGCGTGCCCTGCCGCATCATGGAGGCGAACGTGTACAGCGATCCGACGGTAGCCTCGCTACTGAACAGCAGGTTCTACGCCGTAAAGCTCAATGCCGAGTCGCAAGACACGATTTCGTGTGACGGGGAGCGCAAGACGGTACAGCGCTGCTACTTCGACACGTGGGAATTGAGCGCTTTGCCCGCCTTCGTGCTCGTGGCGCCGAAAGGTCTTACTATATTGACGGTGACGGACTCCATGAGCCCCGAAGAAATGCAGTCTCTTCTTTTCAAGTTCCTTGTAAAGGAAGAGGAGTGGATAAAACAATGA